The genomic window AAAAGTGTACCATTTATTTCTTGGCGGACCCTAACGCTGATTGGACAATCATTTCAAAACCAGCAATCGCAAAATGATGATCCAACGTACATACTTGCTGAAGTTTGTGAGTGCGCATCAATACAAATGACGTGCAATCTGTAAAGCTAAAATCATGATCCTGGTATTGCTTCAGCAATTCCCATGCTTTCATTTCTATTTCTTCAGTCACTCTTAAAATTTGACAAATGCTTCCTGTCCACAGTTTTTCGACAAATGTTTGAAACTGGTGGAGCCTCAAGCGGCGCATACGGAATAGCGTGATCAATTCATCCAGAACATAGTTGGACGTGACAAATGATGCAGTCGTCTGATACAAAGCCTGAGAGACTTGGTCATGGTGCCGATCCTTCTTGTCAAAAAAGGCATAGAACGCACTGGTATCAATGAACACTGAATCACTTGCCATAAATCAACTCGTCCACATGTTCTGAAGTATCACAAAATTCCGTCTCTATCTGGCCTGCAAATTGAAAAAACACATCCTTATATTGAGGCGCAATTTTTCCTTCAGACACGGGTAAAACGATCACCTCGACTTCTTGACCGTTCCATTGTTCCAGACTGTGAAAGGCGATCATTCCATCTTTTATGGTTGTAATTTTTCTTATAGCCTCCATAGGTTCTCCTTAGAAAAGCGTACCCGCATGTACGATAGTGTGGGAGGTGGCAGAGAAAAACCGCTACCTACCTGAAATGCACTTTAATCATTAGATCTGACCTCGATATAAATCACTCACCGGAAAACATAATTCATAATCATTCCAGTCAAGATTTCCATCAACTATTGAAAAGTTCTTAAATTCATTCAGATCGAGATATTTTCGAATATCAGGATGCCTTGATTTGTCTAAAAATGGTTTAAAATCAATAATTCGCTCCTTGCCATCACTAAACAGAAATTTGAGTTTATAATCCGAAATGTACTGAATAGCATTGATATCAATTATTTTTTCAATTACCTCTGTCATTTAAGTCTCCCTGCAATCTTTTCTGTCATGACCTTTCGATGGAATACAAAATAATCAATCCATTTTTGTACGATATTATCAGCGTAATATTGAACAAATTTTCTAAAATCATTCAGTTGAACAGAATCCAATGGTCGCTTTCCCATGACTTCTTCAATTCGAATCTCCAGGATCTCACCCTCCTGAATAATAATCTCAGCTTTGCTTTCTTTTCCCTGATAACGGCCATGCACATGTATGGGTTCATGTTCATTGGAATAAAAGAAAATAATGATTCCAAAATACTCATACAATTTGGGCATAAAATAGTCCTTCAGTACATTCCCCTTTTTGTTTTAATTGCTGGACCGATTGTGCCGAGGAGTGGATGCCATCAAACGCAACAATCCTGCATCCACATATTCTACTCCCTGGCCAGCATGGAATCCGGTTGACCGGTTGAGGCCAGAACAGCCTGCCACAGGGTGCTTCGTCCCGGATACAGAACCTTGCGTTCCTGAATAATCAGGCGGATGGGAATGTTGGTAAAATAATTATTCCAGATCCCAACCACCATGCCGGTTTTCCCTGCCATGCCCGCATGTACCGCAAATTGTGCCAGAAAGCCACTGAAGACAGAGTCCTCTTCATTGGCAGGAACGCTACGAATGCTGTAACTTGGATCAAAATACCGGAGATTGACTTTAATGCCTTCGGTTTTAAAATAATCCGCAATGGCGTTTTTCATGAATACACCAATATCACCGAGTTTGAGATTGCCTGAGGCATCCCGTTCATTCTGTGCCTTGAAAAACTTCTGCCCTGCGCCTTCGGCCACAATAATGACCGCATGACCACGTTTGAGCAACCGCTGTTTCAATACGGAAAGAAACGCGCCTTCCCCTTCAAGATCAAAATCCTGTTCAGGAATCAGCACAAAATTGACATCTTTGGACGACAATGCCGCATTGACAGTGATAAAACCGGAATGGCGGCCCATGAGTTTGACCAGACCAATCCCGTTGCTGGCCCCCTTGGCTTCCACATGCGCACAGGAAATCACTTCCGAGGCTTTGGAAAACGCGGTGGAAAATCCAAATGTTTTTTGGATGAGATGGATGTCATTATCAATCGTTTTGGGAATACCGATCACAGCGATTTTTTCATCACGCCGCATCACTTCCTGGTAAATGGCTTCAGCACCACGCAAGGTTCCATCACCGCCCACGCAAAACAATAGTTTGATCCCCTTTTCCACCAGATAATCCACCATTTCCTTCGGATCCTGAGGACCACGGGAAGAGGCCAGATAGGAACCGCCTTCCTTGTGGATATTCGTGACCATTGATGGTGTGAGTTCGACAGGACGATGCCCATATTTTTTGACCATCCCTTCAAAACCATACGGGAACCCGA from SAR324 cluster bacterium includes these protein-coding regions:
- a CDS encoding ATP-dependent 6-phosphofructokinase; its protein translation is MDTRIDTLGPAKFQNPAGYAKYVPEGSVVLEKVCFNSPEEAREHYKKDFFSFEQAGPYEKIYFDPTWVSAGIVTCGGLCPGINNVIRSIVMELHYRYRVPRILGFPYGFEGMVKKYGHRPVELTPSMVTNIHKEGGSYLASSRGPQDPKEMVDYLVEKGIKLLFCVGGDGTLRGAEAIYQEVMRRDEKIAVIGIPKTIDNDIHLIQKTFGFSTAFSKASEVISCAHVEAKGASNGIGLVKLMGRHSGFITVNAALSSKDVNFVLIPEQDFDLEGEGAFLSVLKQRLLKRGHAVIIVAEGAGQKFFKAQNERDASGNLKLGDIGVFMKNAIADYFKTEGIKVNLRYFDPSYSIRSVPANEEDSVFSGFLAQFAVHAGMAGKTGMVVGIWNNYFTNIPIRLIIQERKVLYPGRSTLWQAVLASTGQPDSMLARE
- a CDS encoding DUF2442 domain-containing protein, whose translation is MTEVIEKIIDINAIQYISDYKLKFLFSDGKERIIDFKPFLDKSRHPDIRKYLDLNEFKNFSIVDGNLDWNDYELCFPVSDLYRGQI
- a CDS encoding type II toxin-antitoxin system VapC family toxin, which encodes MASDSVFIDTSAFYAFFDKKDRHHDQVSQALYQTTASFVTSNYVLDELITLFRMRRLRLHQFQTFVEKLWTGSICQILRVTEEIEMKAWELLKQYQDHDFSFTDCTSFVLMRTHKLQQVCTLDHHFAIAGFEMIVQSALGSAKK
- a CDS encoding DUF4160 domain-containing protein, which codes for MPKLYEYFGIIIFFYSNEHEPIHVHGRYQGKESKAEIIIQEGEILEIRIEEVMGKRPLDSVQLNDFRKFVQYYADNIVQKWIDYFVFHRKVMTEKIAGRLK